TTTGAATTATCTGCAACCGAGTTGGCAATGGAATATAGATACATTTGGCAAGCGATCGCTCTTTCGTTATTTAATTCAACAACATACCCCTACAGCATACAATTATATTGCCCAAGAAGCAGCACAAGCCTACTTACAAACCTCCTCTCCCGCAACTCGCGCCCTGTATACTGCTCTAAGATCCGGTTACAATCGACTAGCAGAATTAGAGCAAATTAACTGTCCTAGCTTAGTCCTAGCTGGAGAACAAGACCGTCATATCACAGCCGAGTCGAGTTTAGAAACAGCGCGACACCTAAAAAATAACCAATACCATTCTTATCCCAATACCGCGCATTTATTTCCTTGGGAAATTCCCCAACAAGTATTAAGTGACATTGATATTTGGTTGGAAGCACATCCACAAGTTACAAATACATAACGCCATAAACCCCTCTCTTCCTTCTTTGTTTCTTTCTTCGTGTACTTTGCGCCCTTCTCCCAAAGGGAGAGGCTAGCGCCAACGTGGTTCGTTCCTCTTACTCCGACTCCGCTAACAATTGTAAAATCAATTGCAGCCTCCGGAAATGTTGAGTTTCGTTCCTCAACCCAACCTACACATTTTAAGATTTTTGACGCTAACTGAACGGTATTGTCCTATATTCTTTCTTTCTTTTCTTTCTTCTCTTCGTGTACTTTGCGCCCTTTGTGGTTCGTTCCTCTTACTCCGACTCCACTAACAATTGTAAAATCAATTGCAGAGGAATATCCACATAATCGGGACGATGATTAAGTTCATCTTCAAGCGCCTCAATAGCCTTTTCCAACAGATAAGCAAAAAGCAGTAATTGTAATTCCCCCTGCGTCCTGGGTAAAAACTCATTTTCCCCAGCAGTCTCTAAATAAGAATTGCAAAAAGCAGCACTCACCCAGGTATACCAAAACTGCGCCCATTGTTCCATCAGAGGCAGATTTTCCGGACGAATCATCCCAGTTTCCATTTCATAGCGCAAAGCTTGAGTCACCGCATAATTAAAGGATACCAGCATTCGGGCTACATCTCTTAAAGGCGATCGCTTGCGGCGGCGTTCACTCAAACTGCGAGCCGCTTTACCCTCAAAATGAGTGATAATAAAGTCTTTCCCAGTGTACAGCACTTGCGCCAGATGATAGTCGCCATGATAACGAGTTCGCCTGGCGATAATTTTTTGACTCACCACTAACTGAAAACGTGCCAAAATCTCTTGTTGCTTATTGAGAACATCTCCTGCTAACTCCTGAGTATGAGATGGCAAATATTCTGCCCGTTCTCTCAGCAATCGGAAAACTCGCCCTGTAAGGTTGCGCGCATCTTGATATATAGAACGTTGGTAAAACGATGTAAAAGGTTCTGACGCAAAATCAGGATTATCTGTATCTGTCGCCAAAGCAATATGCAGTTCAGCTGTGGATTTCCCCAACATTTCCGCATTGGGAAGGTAAGAATTAATGGTTTGGGTAACCAAGTCGGGAATCTCAGTTCTCTGTAAATCCAGTAGAGAACCTGATGGAATGGGAACTTCGGTAATATTTGCTTGTTCTGTCGTGACGACATCAAAATAATGACGCAAGCTATCGAGAGTGTAATCCCAGCCACTGCGAGTATCTAAAATTAACTCTTGTAATATACCTACTGTCATCGGTAGGGCTGGACTATCCTCAAATCTCTGGGGACGGCGGTATTCTAACGCCCCAGCTACAGGTAGGAAATGTTGCAAGGGTTTTTTCTCACCCAGAAAACGCCGAATTTCTAAATCTGGGTGCATACCTTCTTCAAATTTACGGAAAAGTTTCAAACACAGGCGATCGCCATACAATATATAAGTATTGGTTTGTTCTTCTTCTTTAAGGTCATGTGGTTCATGGTCTGTGTCTTCTGAGTATAACTGTGAGAATAAATCTGTGGTTGTGGCAAATAATTCTCCTGTTATCCCTGGATATAAATTATGATCTGCGTAGGCGCAGCCCGTCGGAGACATCGCATCTAATAATGCAGTCAGAAAATCCTGGTCTACTAAAACATCAAATAAAATCCCTGCTTCTGGAGTTTCCCTTTGCACTTGCAGACGTGAGATTACAGCTTGCGGAATTTCTGACAACAGGTGCATTGCTTGATTACCTGACGCATAACCCAGAAATAATAGATACGTTTCGCGGTTTCTGTTGATGTAATCTACCTGTAACCACACTATCTCGGCTAAATTTTGATTGTACGGTATGGCGATCGCTTCCACAATTTGTACTGATTGCAAACTTTGGTTTTTACCGCCAAACCATTTACAGGTATATAGATAATCTCGCAGTGTTGATTCCAGAACCCCTTTTAAATCTCGTTGTGAAATTACATTTTCCCACTGTTCATTAACAACCAGTGTGGGTAACTCGGCTTGGGGTTTCGGTGGTTGAGTTAAGCTTGGTTTACGTTTGAGGACAAACCAGTAAAATCCGTAGGGACTAAGACTGAGAAAATAAGGCGATTCTCCAATGGGTGGAAATTCTGTGTAACCAAAAATTTCTACTGGTACTAATCCATTGAAGTCTGATAAATCTAATTCTGCTGTTTGCACATAATGAGATAAATTGGCGACTACTACTATATTTTCTTCTCCATAGGTGCGACTGAAAGCAAAAACTTTGCGGTTATTGGGGTGTAATAATTCCAAGTTACCTTTACCCAAAGCCTGAAATCGGTTACGTGTCGCAATTAACCGTTTCATCCAATACCACAGAGAATTAAAGTTAGCCCGTTGTGCTTCGACGTTGACCGCTTCGTAGTGATATTCTGAGTCAATGATTACGGGTAAATGTAGGCGATGGGGATTGGTGCGACTAAAACCAGCGTTACGGTCAGAACTCCACTGCATGGGAGTCCTTACACCATTGCGATCGCCTAAATAAACATTATCACCCATGCCAATCTCATCACCATAATAAAGTACGGGTGTTCCTGGCAATGATAATAATAAACTATTGAGTAATTCTATCTGGCGGCGGTCATTGCCTAATAATGGTGCTAATCGGCGACGAATACCTAAATTTAATCTCATTACCGGGTCTTGAGCATAGACTCGATACATAAAATCTCGGTCTTCATCTGTTACCATTTCTAAAGTCAATTCGTCATGATTACGCAAGAATAACGCCCATTGACAGTTATCAGGAATATGGGGAGTTTGTTGCAGAATATCCACAATGGGAAAATTGTCTTCCATCTGGAGAGCGATAAATAAGCGCGGCATCAGGGGAAAATGAAAATTCATGTGACATTCATCACCATCTCCATAGTATTGGGCTGCATCCTCTGGCCATTGGTTAGCTTCAGCTAAAAGCATTTTTTGCGGATATTTCTCATCAATGTGCGATCGCATTTCTTTCAGGAAAGCATGAGTTTCTGGTAGATTTTCGCAGTTCGTCCCTTCCCGTTCATACAAATAAGGAACTGCATCCATGCGTAATCCATCTACGCCCATTTCTAACCAAAAATCTAAAGCCTCAAATACTGCTTTTCTCACTAAGGGATTATCATAATTTAAATCTGGCTGATGGGAGTAGAAACGATGCCAAAAATATGCTTTAGCGACTGCATCCCAAGCCCAATTAGAGGTTTCAAAATCTTGGAAAATAATTCGTGCTTCTGCGTATTTTTCTGGCGTATCACTCCACACATAAAAATCTCTTTCTTGACTGCCTTTTGGGGCGCGGCGTGCGCGTTGAAACCAAGGATGTTGATCAGATGTATGGTTAATAATTAACTCAATAATCACCCTGATACTACGCTGATGAGCAGCGATTAATAACTTTTTAAAGTCTTCTAATGTTCCATAAATGGGGTTAATACTGGTATAATCAGCAATATCATAACCATCATCTTTTAATGGTGAGGGGAAAAATGGTAGTAACCAAATAGCATTAATTCCTAAGTCTTGCAAGTAATCCAGTTTTTCTGTCAGTCCCCGCAAGTCACCAATACCATCACCATTACTGTCAGCAAATGCGCGAATAGGTACTTCGTAAATAATCGCGTTTTTAAACCATAATGGGTCATCTTTTAAAATTATGTTCGGCATTTTCTCTATGGAAAATTAAAGGTTTTTATAGTTAAAACTAAGGTTCGCCACTTGATGCAGTCATGCCTTGATCTCACAAAATAGCCAAAATTATCACTTTGTCCATCTAACATAAGTAGGAGCAATAATTCAGAGGGTGTAGGGGATAGGGTGTTATGCAAGCAATATTGGAATTATTACAAAACATTTTATTTTCTCACAACTACATACCTCATGGACATTGCTATCTTTGGCAAAAGCCTCTGGTAGCGTTACATTTGGTGAGTAATGCACTGATAGCGATCGCCTATTATTCAATTCCAGTCATGCTTATTTAGGGCTTGCTGAATAAAGCCAAAAGCTAGAGTCCTAATCCTGAATCTGTTCATGTAGATAAAATTTATCGGACACGGGAAAATCGCGCTTGGTGTAAAGAAAGAGGAATTAGAATCAGTGGTCCACCACTAGGTATACCACCTAAAAATGTCAGTCCTGAAAAAAAGAAACAAGCTTTAGAAGATCAACGGATTCGTAACTCTATTGAAGGTAAATTTGGACAGGGTAAACGCAGATTTAGCCTGGGTAGAGTTATGGCTCAACTGCCTCATACTTCTTTAACTTCTATTGCCCTAACTTTTTTAGTCATGAATCTTTCCACCCTGTTATTACGGCTTTTTTGGGGATTTTTATGTCAATTTTTCAAAATTACGTCTTTTCCCCCATTTCATATTAATAAAATTGATAACTTAGGGAGTTTTAGACAACGAAAACTTATCTTTATTCCTGCCTGACTACCCACTCAATTCTCCTCAAGTTTTTTCTCGACTTTTTCAGCAAGCCCTAATTAAAAACCGCAACCAACTCGGAACAAGTATGAGGTTCCGCATAATTAAGTCTCAAAAATTGGTTAACAGCAATTTTCATGTAATTAGACCACGTGCTGATATCTGTATTTCTTTCTTCCTTTGCGCCTAACGCACTTCGTGCTTCACTTCGCTGATGCGCCTTTGCGTGAGATATGCGGAAAAACCCCCGAAAAGATCCGGGGGCTATATTTCACAGACAACTTGCAACAAAAGCGCTCCGTACACACCTAATTAAATCAATTACGGTGATTATTACTGTAGCGAACCCTTGTACCTGCCCAAAGCAGCTTCTCTCGCAGCGTCTGATAATATGAATTGTTATCTCGCAAAATAATAAACTTCGCCCGGCAATCAGCCATACGCACATCAACCCGATGTCCTGGCCAAATCGACGTAGATAACACCCCATCCATCCACAGCTTTGTACTCAAATCATAGTCTCCCAAGGGCCAGATGCTGACCACAGAACCAGGAGGTAAAACTAGAGGGCGACTAGAAAGACTCATGGGACAAATGGGAGTGATAGTAACCGCCTCCATACCATCGTGGATAATGGGGCCACTAGCAGAAACAGTATAACCAGTAGAACCAGTGGGAGTGGAAATAATCAAACCATCCCCCACATATTGATCGACTACCTCACCATCAATTTCCATTTCCAGAATAGAGGTAATCATGCGGTCAGCAGAAGCGGGTTTCACACAAAATTCGTTCAAAGCGAGGTAGCGCTCAGTCACAGGTTCCAAATTCGTGCGATTACCCTCATACACTGCCGCTTGTAGCATCATCCGCCTCTGGATGGCATAGCGATCCTCTAATAGTCGATCCCAAACCTTCTCTGTATCTTCAAACTCATCTACAGACTCGGTTAAAAAGCCCAGATGACCCCCAACATTCACACCCAAAATAGGTATACCAGCTGGGGCTAAATGTCTGGCGCTTGTTAAAACCGTGCCATCACCACCGAGTACCAAAGCCAAATCAATTGGTTGAGTTGCAGAAGCCAAAAACACCGGGTAAGGGTTATCTTTTGGCCCACTAGGCCCCATCAACACGTGACAATGGCGCTTTTCTAGTTGTTTAGCACAAAGTTCAGCCCAGCGTTTACTCTGGGAATCTCGTGCTTTATAAGCAATGATTACCTGCTTGAGTTGCACGCAAAATTACCACTTCAGGAGATTAAACTGCTCCATATCGACGGTATCGCGGTTACGATAAATGGCCAGCACAATCGCTAAACCAACCGCCGCTTCAGCAGCTGCCACGGTAATCACAAACACTGTGAATACCTGACCCTTAATTAAAGTTGAATCGAGAAAGTTGGAAAATGCCATTAAATTCAGATTAACAGCATTCAGCAGTAACTCAATTGACATCAACACCCGCACGGCGTTACGACTGGTAATTAAGCCATAAATGCCAATACAGAACAAAGCTGCTGCTAGTAATAAAAAGTACTGGAGTTGCATGGATTCTCGTATCCCTTATCAAAAAAATCTGGCTTTTTACTTGCGAATCGCATCATATCGCAAATTTTACTCTTTGGTTTCGCTACCCGCCGATACCAAATCTCTGGGGCGTTCTGGCAAAGTCAAAACACTTTGTTGCAACTCTGAGGATGTTGGTTGTTCAGGCAAATACTCGCGACGTGCCAAAATAATCGCTCCCACCATCGCTATCAGCAACAATACTGAAGCTAGTTCAAAAGGTAGTAAAAAGTCAGTGAAGAAATGCTCACCAATCACAACGATAGAACTTTCTGGAGCTACAGCAGCAGGTGTTGAGTAAGCCCAAGGAGTCCCCAATACCATCACACTCAACAGGCCAAATAATCCCAGGCTGACTACTGCTGTGAGGACTTTCCTCAGCCCAGTACTGGGAAATGGCGCAAAATCTTCTCGCTTGTTCACCAACATAATGGCAAACAAAATCAGCACGTTAACCGCTCCAACATAAACCAGCACCTGTGCTGCTGCTACAAAGTCACCATTGAGCAACAGGTAAATTGCCGCCATGCTGATAAACACGCCCCCTAGCATAAAGGCAGAATAGACAACGTTAGAGAACAGCACTACGCCTAAAGCTGCCCCAATCATCATCACGCCCAATATGCCTAACGCTACAAACTGTACTCCTTCGGCTAGATTCACTTTTTCCGATCCTTTTTGATTTCCAATAAATCGTAACTGGTAATCGCTCATTACGATTACCCACTAGCACCGCCGCAAGGCGGAAGTCAAAAGTCAAAAGTCAAAAGTCAAAAGTCAAAAGTTTACATAATCGGCTTTTGATTGATTTGAAGTCTAAACTCCGCTTTGCGGTGCTAGCCACTTGTTTTTTCTGTTTGTTCTACCAAATCTTCTGGACGAGAACCAGCACGAGGTGCATCAGCAGGCAGGTCGTGAGGGTCCATGACACCCTTGGGTAAGTAAGCTAGTTCGCGCAGTGGTGTAACCATTGGGTCATTTGTGACTTTGTAAGGCAGACGACCTAGGGCTACGTTGTCATAGTTCAATTCATGGCGATCGTAAGTGGATAGCTCATACTCTTCTGTCATTGATAGACAGTTAGTTGGGCAGTATTCCACACAGTTACCGCAGAAGATACAAACTCCAAAGTCAATACTGTAGTGTTTGAGCTTTTTCTTTTTGTTGGCTTTCTCAAATTCCCAATCCACTACAGGCAGATTGATGGGACAAACCCGAACACAGACTTCACAGGCGATACATTTATCAAACTCAAAGTGAATTCTGCCCCGAAACCGTTCGCCAGGAATCAGTTTTTCGTAAGGGTACTGTACGGTGACAGGGCGACGCTGCATATGGTCAAAAGTTACGGCTAACCCTTGACCAATGTAACGTCCGGCTTGTACTGCTTCTTTGGCGTAATCACCAACTTGTTTGAGGAACTTTAGCATTTTTAGTGTTTTTCTCTCTCTTTTCAATTCTGGATCTGGGATTTTAGATTTCAGATTCGATCTAAAACCTAAAATCTCAAATTGGTTTATCCACCAAAGGCAAAGGGAAAGGCAAGTTTTAGGGCTGCGGTTACTAGAAGGTTAACCAAAGCCAGTGGTAACAAAAACTTCCATCCTAAATCTAGCAATTGGTCAATCCGCACCCGTGGTACTGTCCAACGCAACAAGATGGCGATAAATACTAGCAAATAGGCTTTGATTAGGGTCATGACAATACCCAAAGAAGCCGTTGCTACCTGTAAGACGGGATTAAATTCACTGACTCCCACCCAATTAGCTATGACATTAACGGGAATCGGGAAGTCCCAACCGCCCAGGTATAAAACTGCTACCAGTAGTGCAGAAAGCACTAGGTTGACGTAGGAACTCAGGTAAAACAGCGCGAATTTCATGCCGGAATATTCGGTCTGATAACCAGCAACGATTTCTTCTTCCGCTTCGGGTAAGTCAAAGGGTAAGCGTTCGCATTCAGCCAGGGCTGCTATCCAAAAAATGAGGAACCCTACTGGTTGCCGCCAAATGTTCCAGCCGAGGATACCATAGCCAGATTGCTGGTTAACAATATCAATGGTGCTGAGACTGTTAGACATCATGACGACGGCCAGCACGCTCAACGATAGGGGAATTTCGTAGCTAATGGATTGAGCAGCAGCCCGCAATCCACCGATTAGGGAATACTTGTTATTTGATGCGTAACCAGCCATTAACAACCCAATGGGAGCAATGCTAGAAAATGCAATCCACAAGAAGATTCCCATGCCTACATTTGTAATGACAATATTCTGTCCAAAGGGGACAATCAAATAGGACAGGAATACTGGCAGTACGACTAAAATGGGGCCGATGGTAAATAGCCAAGCGTCAGCTTTAGCTGGTACGATGTCTTCTTTAAATACCAGCTTCAAACCATCGGCTACTGGAGCTAGTAAGCCAAAAGGTCCAATAAATTCCGGCCCAATGCGCTGCTGTACTGATGCCGAAATCTTTCGTTCTAACCAAACACAGACTAGTACCCCCACTGTTGCTCCAATCAGCATCAGTATCATTGGCAAGGGCATCCAAATGGCTTTGGCTGTCCCTGCTGGTATCCCTAAATCCATGACGGATTTAATAAACGTTCCTTGGAGGTCAATTCCTGAATTCATGTTTCTGCTCTTTAAGTCAATTGAAGTATGAAGTATGAAGTGTGAAGTGTGAAGTTATAAAGTATAAAATTCGGCTCCTTCATCCTTCATCCTTTTATGCTTTGATGAAGACGCTTGATAGCTTGCGTGGCGTAGACATAGATTTTTGCCAATTCCCATGCCTAGTATATCGTCCAATGGTTTTCAGCCCTTGAAGCTATACAAGAACTTCTACTTATGGTCAGGATTGGGATTTCTTTTGGTTGGCTAGAAGAGGATGTAGGGGCGGGTTTACCATCCCCGTTGATGATGAATGATATCTGTGATAGCTTGCGTGGCGTAGCCATACCCGCCCCTACTCATGCCAACTTCTGCCCGTCCTTAGTAATTAGCGGGCATATTTGCCTCTTCCTTCTGTCCCCAGGCAAAACCTCCGCCGACTTTATGGCAACGGTTATCGACTTTATAACTGGGTATGAGTGTGACTAACAATCCAACTGCCAGTTAACGTTGATCGATGGGGAGATAAGTAATCTCATGCTTACCGTTGTAAATCTGGGTAGGTCGGAATATGCGGTTTTCTGCGAGTTGTTCTTTCCAGTGCGCTAGCCAACCTGCTACACGAGCGATCGCAAATATTGGTGTAAATAAGTCTGTGGGAATTCCCATTTTCCTGTACACTAAACCAGAGTAAAAGTCAACATTGGGATAAATCCCTTTGCCAGACAGTTTTTCTGCTACTACTCGTTCCATTTCTAGGGCAATGTCATAATACTTATCATGCCCAA
The window above is part of the Nodularia spumigena CCY9414 genome. Proteins encoded here:
- a CDS encoding alpha/beta fold hydrolase — translated: MSSISPTATNLNVYIQGAGFPILGLHGHPGSGRNLSVFTNHLSQRYQTFAPDLRGYGKSRCNGNFEMTDHLTDLEALLDRLKIEKCLILGWSLGGILAMEMALRLPERVTGLILVATAARPRGNHPPISWQDNLYTGIAGILNYLQPSWQWNIDTFGKRSLFRYLIQQHTPTAYNYIAQEAAQAYLQTSSPATRALYTALRSGYNRLAELEQINCPSLVLAGEQDRHITAESSLETARHLKNNQYHSYPNTAHLFPWEIPQQVLSDIDIWLEAHPQVTNT
- the treS gene encoding maltose alpha-D-glucosyltransferase; translation: MPNIILKDDPLWFKNAIIYEVPIRAFADSNGDGIGDLRGLTEKLDYLQDLGINAIWLLPFFPSPLKDDGYDIADYTSINPIYGTLEDFKKLLIAAHQRSIRVIIELIINHTSDQHPWFQRARRAPKGSQERDFYVWSDTPEKYAEARIIFQDFETSNWAWDAVAKAYFWHRFYSHQPDLNYDNPLVRKAVFEALDFWLEMGVDGLRMDAVPYLYEREGTNCENLPETHAFLKEMRSHIDEKYPQKMLLAEANQWPEDAAQYYGDGDECHMNFHFPLMPRLFIALQMEDNFPIVDILQQTPHIPDNCQWALFLRNHDELTLEMVTDEDRDFMYRVYAQDPVMRLNLGIRRRLAPLLGNDRRQIELLNSLLLSLPGTPVLYYGDEIGMGDNVYLGDRNGVRTPMQWSSDRNAGFSRTNPHRLHLPVIIDSEYHYEAVNVEAQRANFNSLWYWMKRLIATRNRFQALGKGNLELLHPNNRKVFAFSRTYGEENIVVVANLSHYVQTAELDLSDFNGLVPVEIFGYTEFPPIGESPYFLSLSPYGFYWFVLKRKPSLTQPPKPQAELPTLVVNEQWENVISQRDLKGVLESTLRDYLYTCKWFGGKNQSLQSVQIVEAIAIPYNQNLAEIVWLQVDYINRNRETYLLFLGYASGNQAMHLLSEIPQAVISRLQVQRETPEAGILFDVLVDQDFLTALLDAMSPTGCAYADHNLYPGITGELFATTTDLFSQLYSEDTDHEPHDLKEEEQTNTYILYGDRLCLKLFRKFEEGMHPDLEIRRFLGEKKPLQHFLPVAGALEYRRPQRFEDSPALPMTVGILQELILDTRSGWDYTLDSLRHYFDVVTTEQANITEVPIPSGSLLDLQRTEIPDLVTQTINSYLPNAEMLGKSTAELHIALATDTDNPDFASEPFTSFYQRSIYQDARNLTGRVFRLLRERAEYLPSHTQELAGDVLNKQQEILARFQLVVSQKIIARRTRYHGDYHLAQVLYTGKDFIITHFEGKAARSLSERRRKRSPLRDVARMLVSFNYAVTQALRYEMETGMIRPENLPLMEQWAQFWYTWVSAAFCNSYLETAGENEFLPRTQGELQLLLFAYLLEKAIEALEDELNHRPDYVDIPLQLILQLLVESE
- a CDS encoding NAD(+) kinase; translation: MQLKQVIIAYKARDSQSKRWAELCAKQLEKRHCHVLMGPSGPKDNPYPVFLASATQPIDLALVLGGDGTVLTSARHLAPAGIPILGVNVGGHLGFLTESVDEFEDTEKVWDRLLEDRYAIQRRMMLQAAVYEGNRTNLEPVTERYLALNEFCVKPASADRMITSILEMEIDGEVVDQYVGDGLIISTPTGSTGYTVSASGPIIHDGMEAVTITPICPMSLSSRPLVLPPGSVVSIWPLGDYDLSTKLWMDGVLSTSIWPGHRVDVRMADCRAKFIILRDNNSYYQTLREKLLWAGTRVRYSNNHRN
- the nuoK gene encoding NADH-quinone oxidoreductase subunit NuoK is translated as MQLQYFLLLAAALFCIGIYGLITSRNAVRVLMSIELLLNAVNLNLMAFSNFLDSTLIKGQVFTVFVITVAAAEAAVGLAIVLAIYRNRDTVDMEQFNLLKW
- a CDS encoding NADH-quinone oxidoreductase subunit J yields the protein MNLAEGVQFVALGILGVMMIGAALGVVLFSNVVYSAFMLGGVFISMAAIYLLLNGDFVAAAQVLVYVGAVNVLILFAIMLVNKREDFAPFPSTGLRKVLTAVVSLGLFGLLSVMVLGTPWAYSTPAAVAPESSIVVIGEHFFTDFLLPFELASVLLLIAMVGAIILARREYLPEQPTSSELQQSVLTLPERPRDLVSAGSETKE
- the ndhI gene encoding NAD(P)H-quinone oxidoreductase subunit I, whose amino-acid sequence is MLKFLKQVGDYAKEAVQAGRYIGQGLAVTFDHMQRRPVTVQYPYEKLIPGERFRGRIHFEFDKCIACEVCVRVCPINLPVVDWEFEKANKKKKLKHYSIDFGVCIFCGNCVEYCPTNCLSMTEEYELSTYDRHELNYDNVALGRLPYKVTNDPMVTPLRELAYLPKGVMDPHDLPADAPRAGSRPEDLVEQTEKTSG
- the nuoH gene encoding NADH-quinone oxidoreductase subunit NuoH is translated as MNSGIDLQGTFIKSVMDLGIPAGTAKAIWMPLPMILMLIGATVGVLVCVWLERKISASVQQRIGPEFIGPFGLLAPVADGLKLVFKEDIVPAKADAWLFTIGPILVVLPVFLSYLIVPFGQNIVITNVGMGIFLWIAFSSIAPIGLLMAGYASNNKYSLIGGLRAAAQSISYEIPLSLSVLAVVMMSNSLSTIDIVNQQSGYGILGWNIWRQPVGFLIFWIAALAECERLPFDLPEAEEEIVAGYQTEYSGMKFALFYLSSYVNLVLSALLVAVLYLGGWDFPIPVNVIANWVGVSEFNPVLQVATASLGIVMTLIKAYLLVFIAILLRWTVPRVRIDQLLDLGWKFLLPLALVNLLVTAALKLAFPFAFGG